CGTTCGGCCCCGTCGTGGCTCCGCAAGTCACCAGCGTGCCCGCAGTTTTAAGCGACCGCATACTCTCATCCCACGTGGCCGCGCCCACGTGCTCGACCACAATGTCAACGCCTTCTTTATTCGTGATCCTGCGGACTTCCTCGGCGATCTTCTGCTGATAGTGATTAATGCCAAAATCGGCGCCCAAGGCCCGCCCCTTTTCGAGCTTCGATTCGTCGCCCGCAGTCGTAATCACACGACAATGAAACAACTTCGCGATCTGGATGGCGGCAATGCCCACCCCCGAGCCCGCGCCCAGCACCAGCACCGTCTGCCCGGGACGCACCCCCGCAAGCCCCACCAGCATGTGCCAGGCCGTCACAAATACCAGCGGCACACTGGCCGCCTGATTGAAATCGAGTGCGTCAGGCATTGGAATCAGATTCGCCGCCGGCACGGCGATCAATTCGCAGTTCCCGCCGTCGACCGCGTTGCCCAGCACGGTGAATTCCCGGCACTGGTTCTGTAGTCCCGCGAGACATTTCGCGCAGTGTCCGCAAAAGTGCATCGGGGCAATCAGCACTCGCTGTCCAACCTTGAAACCCCTGACGTAGTCGCCGATCGCCGTAATCTCGCCCGCGATATCGCTGCCTAAAATGTGGGGCAGTTTCACCCCCGGCAATCCCTTGCGCACCCATAAGTCCAGATGATTCAATGCGCAGGCCCGCACCCGCACTAATACCTCATCCTTCCGCATCTGCGGATCCGCCACGTCTTCATACCGCAAGACTTCCGGCCCGCCAAATTGATGAATGCGTACCGCTTTCATGTGATCAGAATACAGAAAATGTCATTTCCTCGGAACACGGCATCTAAGCGCCTTATGATGCCTAAATGAGCCGTTCTTCAGGCGATCTCGGCCGGGGCGAGTCGCCCATGGAACCAGGCCTGCTGCGCTTCAGGCATGTCATGATCGCCGACCGGCATCATTTGCGCATTTTTTTGCGTCTGCGTACGCTCACGGACAGACAAAGCCCCGAGTCACATCTAAGGTTTTAACACTAAGGGAACATACTTTTTTCCTACACAATTTACTGGAGGCCCTATGGAGCGAAAGCCTCTCCCGAAGATCTGCTGGATATGTGGTAAGGCTGTAACATTGGAAGACTGCAAAGTTGACGAATATGGTATGGCTGTTCACGAGGACTGCTACGTCGCAAAACTGGCCTTAAACGGTGGACGACCTCCCATTTCCGCGCGCTCTCGCGCCAGACTCCGCGCCAGTTGAATTCGTAGCCTCCAATACGCTCTCGCTGTATTTTCTGCCTACAGGTTAGCAGCGGCCTCCAAATCCCCCTGACAAACCAGTGAGAAGCTGAGCTGTAAAAGCCGTTCCCCTTCGTATGTCAAGCAAAAAATAACTCGCCATCGCTAACTTGCTCTTCTGAAAGAGGCTATGCCGGCGCTTATTCTTTAGTCGCCGTTTTCAAACTGATAGAATAGATGTAGTCGTGTTTACCTCTGGGAAATATCGGAGCGCTGTTGGCCTTGAGGACAGTCTTGCTCGCCTCTGCAACTCGCTATCCCTCAAGATCTTATCTGTAAGTTGTTTGTTCGCAATATTTTGCAACGAACCGTTCATATTAGATCCTCGTAAATCCAACAAAACAGGTATTTTGCTCTCAGAATATCTTTTTATTTTTTTGAGATATATATCTCGGTATTCTCTCGCTCTTCTCTGTGGAAGCATGGTGCTGAAATTATCATGACCGACATCTACGAGCAGATCGTGGAACTACGCGGCTCCGGTCGCCGGGGTGCTGTCGCCACCATTGTCAATGTACGCGGCTCGATTCCATCATTCCGCACGGCGAAGATGCTTATCCGAGATGACGGATCGATCGTGGGCACGATCGGCGGCGGCTGCGTCGAGGCCGACGTTTGGCAGGCCGCCCGCGAAGTCATGCAGTCCGAAAAACCCCAAACCTTAAAGTTCGACTTGAACCAGGACCCGAAGTACGACACCGGACTGGTTTGCGGCGGCACGCTGGAAGTTTTCGTGGAACCGGTCCTGCCTCCAGCAATACTTTATGTCTTCGGCGCGGGACATGTGGCGCTCCATCTTTGCCAAGCCGCCGCCAGCGCAGGTTTCGATGTGACGGTAACCGATGATCGTTCCTCCTATGCCACCTCGGAACGATTTCCCGCCGCGCGCCAAGTCCACGTCCTCGACTTCGAAGCAGCGATGCGAAACCTTGATCCGAACGAATCTTCCTACATCGTGATCGTCACTCGTGGCCACCATGACGATATGCGCATCCTGCGCTGGGCCGTGCAAACCCGCGCCCGTTACATCGGAATGATCGGCTCCCGGCGCAAGGTCGTCGAAATTTTCAAAACCCTGCGAAACGAGGGCATACCCGCTCATCTTTTCGATCGCGTTCACGCGCCCGTCGGCCTCGGTATCGGCGCCATCACCCCTGAGGAGATCGCCGTTGCCATCACCGCGGAACTCATCGCCATTCGCCGCCATGCTACTGCGCCCCTTTCCCATCT
Above is a window of Candidatus Sulfotelmatobacter sp. DNA encoding:
- a CDS encoding zinc-binding dehydrogenase; amino-acid sequence: MKAVRIHQFGGPEVLRYEDVADPQMRKDEVLVRVRACALNHLDLWVRKGLPGVKLPHILGSDIAGEITAIGDYVRGFKVGQRVLIAPMHFCGHCAKCLAGLQNQCREFTVLGNAVDGGNCELIAVPAANLIPMPDALDFNQAASVPLVFVTAWHMLVGLAGVRPGQTVLVLGAGSGVGIAAIQIAKLFHCRVITTAGDESKLEKGRALGADFGINHYQQKIAEEVRRITNKEGVDIVVEHVGAATWDESMRSLKTAGTLVTCGATTGPNVAIDLRHLFARQLRLLGSYMGTMNELHAVLAHVFAGRLKPVVDRVFHLSEMRAAHEYMEESQMFGKIVVNP
- a CDS encoding XdhC/CoxI family protein: MTDIYEQIVELRGSGRRGAVATIVNVRGSIPSFRTAKMLIRDDGSIVGTIGGGCVEADVWQAAREVMQSEKPQTLKFDLNQDPKYDTGLVCGGTLEVFVEPVLPPAILYVFGAGHVALHLCQAAASAGFDVTVTDDRSSYATSERFPAARQVHVLDFEAAMRNLDPNESSYIVIVTRGHHDDMRILRWAVQTRARYIGMIGSRRKVVEIFKTLRNEGIPAHLFDRVHAPVGLGIGAITPEEIAVAITAELIAIRRHATAPLSHLSWFKGARKNSGADAALGVLQEDDQEL